One region of Culex pipiens pallens isolate TS chromosome 2, TS_CPP_V2, whole genome shotgun sequence genomic DNA includes:
- the LOC120423124 gene encoding lipopolysaccharide-induced tumor necrosis factor-alpha factor homolog yields MDNKNPPYPSSQAPGFVAGPNTHQFQPQPAGYPHPPVNHSYPHPPPPPPYDANANMIPPGGHGGQQPTYVHTIVTAPQVGPDPASISCPSCQKHVITKLDYETSTKTHIMAGLLCLFICWPCFWIPYVVDTCKNANHYCPNCGAYIGTYRG; encoded by the exons ATGGACAACAAAAATCCACCCTACCCATCGTCGCAAGCGCCCGGATTTGTGGCCGGCCCAAATACGCACCAGTTTCAGCCGCAACCCGCCGGTTACCCACATCCACCGGTGAACCACAGCTATCCTCATCCGCCACCGCCACCACCGTACGATGCCAACGCCAACATGATCCCACCGGGTGGCCACGGGGGACAGCAGCCGACATACGTTCACA CGATAGTAACGGCACCCCAGGTTGGACCGGATCCGGCCTCGATCAGCTGCCCATCCTGCCAGAAGCACGTCATCACCAAACTGGACTACGAAACCTCCACCAAAACGCACATCATGGCTGGTCTTCTGTGCTTATTTAT ctGCTGGCCATGCTTCTGGATTCCGTACGTCGTGGACACATGCAAGAACGCCAACCACTACTGCCCCAACTGTGGCGCCTACATCGGAACGTATCGGGGCTAG
- the LOC120423141 gene encoding lipopolysaccharide-induced tumor necrosis factor-alpha factor homolog isoform X1, with translation MQQPTVVIQAAPAVGPDSTTLICPSCRAQIRTRVDHNSTTKTHIIAILLFVFCCWPCVCVPYCMDSCKNADHYCPNCNAFIGTHTH, from the exons ATGCAGCAGCCTACGGTGGTAATTCAAGCAg CTCCAGCCGTTGGACCCGATTCCACCACGTTGATTTGTCCTTCGTGTCGGGCTCAGATCAGAACGAGGGTCGACCACAACTCAACGACCAAAACGCACATTATTGCCATATTGCTGTTCGTTTTTTG CTGCTGGCCCTGCGTCTGCGTCCCGTACTGTATGGATTCGTGCAAAAATGCTGACCACTACTGTCCCAATTGTAACGCATTTATCGGAACTCACACCCActga
- the LOC120423137 gene encoding uncharacterized protein LOC120423137: MSYVAKCSICKEALPYNRSHTSLLIQHLIEQHPDQPFKLVRAKKEKIYQDSPLKNDSEMAHKVAKVGAPKSARDIKRQLRTSLGQKADENLPTKSDFLTRHPRHRRMFYKTTVASWRPARTRVSCPECGQQRLPTIRSTADRYSSSAAGAAWVMTCWPFCFLPCLFTSPTKHHLHCSGCDAYLGLYDPDREVVGVNQKVRRTVRYREVESKR; this comes from the exons atgaGTTACGTCGCAAAATGTTCGATCTGTAAGGAAGCCCTTCCCTACAATCGATCGCACACATCCCTTCTGATTCAGCACCTGATAGAACAACACCCCGACCAACCGTTCAAGCTAGTTCGGGCAAAGAAAGAGAAAATCTACCAGGACTCCCCTTTGAAAAACGATTCAGAAATGGCTCATAAAGTGGCTAAAGTTGGTGCTCCCAAGTCAGCCAGAGATATTAAGAGGCAACTGAGAACCAGTTTAGGTCAGAAAGCGGATGAGAATCTTCCGACAAAGTCGGACTTCCTAACTCGTCACCCAAGACACCGGAGGATGTTCTACAAAACTACTG TGGCCTCGTGGCGACCCGCCCGAACCCGCGTCAGTTGTCCCGAGTGTGGCCAACAGCGACTTCCCACGATTCGATCCACGGCGGATCGGTACTCCAGTTCGGCCGCCGGTGCAGCCTGGGTCATGACCTGTTGGCCGTTTTGCTTTCTGCCATGCCTGTTCACCTCGCCCACCAAGCACCATCTGCACTGTTCTGGGTGCGATGCCTACCTGGGGCTGTACGATCCGGACCGGGAAGTGGTGGGCGTCAACCAGAAGGTGCGCCGAACGGTGCGGTACCGGGAAGTCGAGTCGAAACGATGA
- the LOC120423141 gene encoding lipopolysaccharide-induced tumor necrosis factor-alpha factor homolog isoform X2, with amino-acid sequence MSKLFAPAVGPDSTTLICPSCRAQIRTRVDHNSTTKTHIIAILLFVFCCWPCVCVPYCMDSCKNADHYCPNCNAFIGTHTH; translated from the exons ATGTCAAAGCTTTTTG CTCCAGCCGTTGGACCCGATTCCACCACGTTGATTTGTCCTTCGTGTCGGGCTCAGATCAGAACGAGGGTCGACCACAACTCAACGACCAAAACGCACATTATTGCCATATTGCTGTTCGTTTTTTG CTGCTGGCCCTGCGTCTGCGTCCCGTACTGTATGGATTCGTGCAAAAATGCTGACCACTACTGTCCCAATTGTAACGCATTTATCGGAACTCACACCCActga